The following is a genomic window from Malus sylvestris chromosome 12, drMalSylv7.2, whole genome shotgun sequence.
TTATCCCTTCCATTTTCATACTCGAGATTTCGAATTGAACTTCACAACCGCTTATATAAGAAAAACGAGAATAACTTACATGACACGAGTACACTGTCACATGGTGTCTCATGCCAAAGAAATAAGGGCATAGGAATAGAAACTTAcatatctttattttattggCACAAAACGTTACTGTGTCGGTGTACTCGTATCATATAAATCATTCTCAAGAAAAACAGAGGATCCCTTGTTGAATGTGGTGAGTGCCTTTCGACCTTTGCCCTATTGGATGGATATTGATTCTTTGTGCAGGTGGAACTTGATGAACGAAAAGTTATGTATACAAGTTTGAAGTCAAGTGTACTACAGATGAACTGCAATGTCTAACAATTGTGACTGAATTCTAATTAAACTATATCCTTGATAACATCAGAACAATATTAGCctcaaaattattttcaaatatttatCATCAGAAAGGGGACGATTGTTAGTAAAGCAATTAATGAAAATCCATTCCAGATTTTGgcaaaaaatattaaagaaattCAGATTTACATTCCAAAGTTTCACGCGATCCTCTCACAAGAAGTGCatgaggcaaaaaaaaaaaaaaagtgctatAATCACTAatcaaacaagaaacaaaaacgaAGATCTTTTGGGGGAGGATTGGTGCCTTGTACGCCATCATTGCTGAAAAGCTAATCTCGCTTAATCTTTctccttttgaaaaaaaaaaatgaacatgaTTGAACTAAATTTAACTCATGAGAAATCATTCATCAAAGCATAAACACAGTAAAACAAAATCCCTATACTTTAACATATGCATTGTGGTGAAGAAGTAGAAGTAGAATGTTTAAAGTATTCCCAAGAGCTTGTTCCCAATAAGAAAGGAAGCATAAACATCATGAATTGCATACTTGACCTCCTCCTCGGAAAAAACTACTTTGCCACTCCAACTAGGTTCCCGAGAACTAGAAGCCCCAACACCACTCCCCTCTGCCCCTAGTGGTGTCGGTGGCTTAATATCCAAGCCAACTTCACCTCCCAATACTACCACCTGACTGCACATTTCAAGATTGGGcttcttcaaaaccctagctacCAAATGACCCAACTCTACCCCTGCCTTGCATATAAAAAAGTTCCTACTATAAAGCTTCACCTTTGATCTCATTGCTACACCTACAAAACAGATGGTGTCATCAGAGAGAAGTAGCATGAGTTCTTTACAATAATGCAAGGGTTTACCGTCATTCAAAATCGCTGGGATAATCAAGCAGTGATTTCCAGCACAAAGAAGCAACTGGTAGACGTCTCGGTTATATTGATCAACCTTAAAATCAAGTCCCATAACACGACGTTTTTCCATAAAACTCATCAGCTCTGATATTTTTCCAGCGATCAAACGAACATCCGTGACAACACTTACCTTGACTTTGACACCATGAACTGTAACTTCATAGTTACCCATCTTCTCCAGGAAATGGTAAGGTATCATGCTGAACTGTATATTGTGTTCCTAAGTAGAACTTATAAATCCCGAAGTGGAAAATTAGTTGGGAAGATGTCAGAATAATTTGACctttaaaaatcaaagaaaagatGGAGTCCTAGCCTACTATAGTAGGCTTCTCCTCCCTACGATTATCTTAttagtgttggaaaatattattatttagatttattttaatgtCTGGTATTTTGGGCTTAAcccgttagtattagggtttcaTTTCCTTGCCTATTAGGGTTAGGttagttttctatatatatgatACTTTGTAACTTTATAGAATAATAAGTTATTCACAGTGTAGTCTcctagggttttgtagccgttccggcattctcgtttgtttaataatattcttattttgttaattttgttcgttgcacactctgatattcaacttggtatcagagccaggtttgATCCTTTGGGATTTAATCTACTTCTGTTTGCTCGTAtcagtttgtttgtttttgaatTTCGATATTAGTTGTTGGTAATCTAAACTGCATCTGGAGCATCTGCACCCTTCACGTTCCTGCACTCGCATCGTTGCACTCTTGTGTTTTGCAGGTTCTTTGTGGAGAATactgtagaaaaaaaaaagaaaaaaaaaaggaaaaacgaaacagaaaaaggaggaggaaaaagaCAAAAGGGAAATAGAAGAAAATGCTTTGTTTTTTGAGGTTTTGACTTTGTGCCCACACAGGCAAGAAAGAAGTATTGATATTAGTATTGGTATTGGTATTCGCATTGACATTGACATTGGCATCGACATTGGCATTGGCATCAGCACTGGAATTTGGagtcttgcatccacatctactttggcaaacccatgtcgtgtaccaccatgagtttgacgggggggggggtgttggaaaatattattatttagatttattttaatgtttggtattttgagcttagcccgttagtattagggtttcgtttCCTTGCCTATTAGGGTTAGgttagttttatatatatatggtacTTTGTAACTCTATAGAATAataagttattcacaatgtagtctcctagggttttgtagccgttccggcattctcgtttgtttaataatattcttattttgttaatcttgttcgttgcgcactctgatattcaacttgataTCAGAGCTAGGTTTGTAGGAAGCAAACATAATTTCCCAATTTTAATATAAGTGAGTAATTAAGGATCAATTTCCAATTGCAATCGTATATAAACTAGGACATCCAAACCTCTTTCAATAAGACTTTTCCAAACCAACTTGAAATCAAACATCTACGGATGCATTTCAAATTATAGAATCAAAGAACCACTAGTGCAAACATAATGCAGaggattcaaagattactgatATCCAATTTGCGTAATCAACATTGTGATCAAATTGACAAAGCCAACTCAAAATAATTTGCTTCCACTTATCTCGCCGAACTTAACAACAATAATGTTAAGCTTCAGTTAACAACAAATTTTGTTAACTTTCAAATTACTCCAACACAATGagtaataaagtaataattcaacCACTTGCTTAATCAAACCACAATATGATTCATAAGcatcaaaataaattataacttCACAAGACATGAACCAACTTGcgaaacaaaaccaaaattgttTGCCCCACTCATCCATGCCAAACTCAGTATTAACAATTAATACTCCGTTCCAATTATCTCATTACTCAAACATAATGAATAACATGATCATCATTCAACCAGTTGCTTACACAAAAATCTTAAGAAAAAATCCGTAAGCAACACcatacataattatattacaattcCACCAAATGCCTTGTCAAATCAGAAACGATTTTAAAGCATGACAAGAATTATAATTTAAAACTAATAGCTGACTTAAATACCTTTAGACTTATGCTCACATTCAGACATATGATTCTCTCACTTGAGCATAAGTTGAAAGTATTGCACAACTGAAAAAGAATTCAGATATATAAACCAATTGGTTCCCAATTTGTCACCAAGATAATAATGCATAatctaaaacaaaaaaagtctCATTCCTTTGGGGAAAACATATCTCACATAAACCCAAAATGACCAATTTCTATTAtgatcaaaatcagaaaatcaaaCACAACATTTTTGCACTCAGTTTGATCTTAACTGGTTCATTATCCATCAAAGAAGATCAACCAAACTTTTTTATAATGTCTAGATCATATCACAATAATGTCTTAATTAACACAAGATAATCAAGACCACTACTTCTTCtgcaaaactcaaaattcatctTCATGCTAAGTTAGTTTTACAAAAAGATAGAATACTCATGAATCAAATACAAGAAATATATGTATTCTGTTCACAACTATGTGAATACCAATTCAATTATCTTTCTAGTGAGTTCAAGTAAGCAGAATTCATCATAATTTTAGCTTCAAAGAAAATGGCAAATCCAGATTTCACATATCCTGAATAAATCCAAAAATTAATCGAACTGCCACAACATATCTTGCAATTTGCGATTCCAAACGAAATAGTGGAAGCAAACATCATAACTTTAAAAACCAAAGAAGATGAAGTCATAGTCAACTTCAATATTAAGTTTCTCCTCTTGGCCAGATACACAATGTTCAACCAAACAATGGACCTTCAGTTCAataatgagttttttttttcccctgtGATAGCGATGATCACTATTTTTATAGGCAAACAATCTTTACGAATATCCTATTAGTATCCTTGTAAGAAACAAACATTGTCTCCAATTTTAACATAAATGAGTAATTTAGGATCAATTTCCAATTCTAAACCTCTTTCAATAAGACATTTCAAACCAATTTGAACCCAAACATCCGGCCAAAATATTCCTACATGTATGCTCATATTCTATAggagtaatgctagagagaccaaaattttaaactaaatttgcaaaccaaatgatgtgattgTAGATAATTGAATCATCAATTAAGTGTTGATTagcgtgcttattttttattgatgacacattatttagtttgcaaatttagcttaaaattttgattcatgtaGCATTATTCTTCTAACAAAGACACATGCAAGCAGGGGCGGATACCCCCGAAACCCTCTGGAAGCCTGAAGAAACACTTGTGATCGATCTTTGGGATCCTCCAACAATTTAGGCAAGTGTAGAGGGACGGATCTATTAAGGGCCATGGGTGGCCCTAGACCACTCAGAAGCTGGGATAATTTCTATGAGGACCTTAGAGGATCACCCAAGTTTGGACGAAGCTAGAAATTTCTTCTAGTGGGGCAACCAAAAAATCAACTAAGAAAACCTTATTATAATATGGCTTATACCTAATATGATAATAGGGATGATTTCAAATGATGATGCATCACAATtccaatgttacaaaaatttcaatgtagtagtggaaagtggcaaagtgataagaaaaatattaatacaTGATTACGCGAGAGAGGTTTTTCGGTTTGAATCACAGAACaagagcatttttgctcatatAATATTTAATATGGAGTACATGTAGTATGAAGGTATGTTGGATATTATAATataggagtaattaggttttcatccttatttttactactctattgattaaaaccttattacttttcaatttttgatcaaggtcctttgtattaataatatcattaattatttcaataataaaatattttttatttctaaatatattcatttaatattaaaaatattacaattagtatatttatatttatggctaaattttttatcatatatttttatttttagtttgtacccatttttaatttgcaacccttttttaatttgtaccaattttcctttcagttttaatttgtacccatatattaatttctttttgtgcccatattttttaaagttttatttgtattgtacccatatttttttatttatttgtacccatttttatttttgctaaatgtacccattttgaagaatgtatccatgttttgatacaataattttttggttattttttatgaatgtacccatgtttacacacacacacacaatagtatatttatattttaatatttttaatcccacaaattatggttttttatttaaaatctcattactataaacaactataaattttaatttttaatttaaaaaatatagtaacgtacatagaaataaattatcaattaatttcagggacttggatcaaaaattgaaaaccaacaaggtttcagtcaaagactattcataactagggaccgcatccaaagtctccctataatatattttcttcaaagataACGCGTGTGTATTGTATAATTGTAGTCTACAACTTAACAAACGAATCACTTGAGTGGGAACATATGGCCCTAGTGAGCCTTCATTGGCTCCGTCCATGAGTTTGGGCGCGTAtggtggaggagaagaagagCAGAGCTGCAAAGTGTTTTGGTATTCTGCAAACcagaaggaagaaagaggaagaatacGTACAACGGTACGTTCGATACAACGTTCTTTAATATAtagtttttgcaatttttttattataaaaaatggTTCAACTTTCAAACAGAATCAGAACTTTTCCAATTCCATTTCTAACTCCTAATTGACTAATCCCATTCTCCAGTCACCTCTTAACCCAACCGAAGGACACCCACCATCACAACCCTAGTCTCCTCCCCAGTCTTCACAAACTAAATAGTTCAATTCCAATTTTAgataattttaattatattcTAGATATTTTCGCTCTAGTTGACAATAAATCTATAATGACATATTTTTGGGTGTGACACTTCGTCGTGGATAAATTTAGTCTTTGTAATTTGTATTTTCatctaatatttttttgaacttttatatTGGGACCATCCAATCTTAAAATCATGCATCTGCCATTCAGTGCAATGGAGAGGCTTGTTGCCTCTTATAACGAATAAGAAGAGGTTTCGCAACCTTCCAACTTTAAACCCAAGTTGCCCTATCCCCCACCACCATTTACCATTCTAACACCTTTAGCTGCCtaattttatttcttccaaATTCACATAAGTTTTTTAATCATAGACTCTATTCCCAACTCCCaattgataatatatatgttatattaaCAAATTTTATCCTTGTAGATTCACtaattgctttatttttttaaggagAATTTGTTAGTTTTATTACTTTTGAGATTAATCTTGATTTATTCAATGAACCaaatttaatagaaaataatgatATGAAACTAAATTAATCTAATATTTTATCTTGAACCCTCCGATATTGAAATTATAAATCCAGCATTGCATGCAAGAAGGTGTAATATATAATCCGTAGGCTGAGTTCGGTTTATACTTCGCATAGAGAAAAAAACAGTGCGCCTCGTAAACCCAAATTCCCAGATTGCATGCAAAAGTCAAAACACAAATCTGTGTCTCACAAGCCCACAGACATGCAAAACCCAAATTCCCGGGTTTCCACGGCATGACTTCAATAAATTATATAGGAAAGCAGCATGAGCATGTACATCTGTTAATGTAGTCGTGGTTTCATCTGAG
Proteins encoded in this region:
- the LOC126592322 gene encoding uncharacterized protein LOC126592322, with amino-acid sequence MGNYEVTVHGVKVKVSVVTDVRLIAGKISELMSFMEKRRVMGLDFKVDQYNRDVYQLLLCAGNHCLIIPAILNDGKPLHYCKELMLLLSDDTICFVGVAMRSKVKLYSRNFFICKAGVELGHLVARVLKKPNLEMCSQVVVLGGEVGLDIKPPTPLGAEGSGVGASSSREPSWSGKVVFSEEEVKYAIHDVYASFLIGNKLLGIL